The following are encoded together in the Montipora capricornis isolate CH-2021 chromosome 5, ASM3666992v2, whole genome shotgun sequence genome:
- the LOC138049655 gene encoding uncharacterized protein, whose protein sequence is MVNGNRAEWDCTMLFYAILYSDCIGRGLNAVVRSNVDNLRNFRNQVFAHLPKGHVKESEFQTAVGKVVVAFQALGLSDLKIQETRNQKSFPTDELRKVLQVVDHLKEELKEKGRELKEKGETLKETEKHRKVLEEQLQIEAPAAFCVLPPKPSHDVAKRDHELAKIAQQLKQLKETNESRLTSLYISGNPGSGKSQLAGLAAKKLFDDKKQIAGKNAFVMTLNAQSLDSLLESYVSFARHLKCSEYAVTNTVNDKDLKMEGKIANIKSLISTKVELYSSWLLVVDNVVSLSGMNPHLPETGDMHWCKGQLLITLQDTSAIPSETSFSNHISVSKGMTPSDAISLLSSLSGIADGETEKEVARALDYQPLALASAAIFVKQVREASSNFGWKGYLEKLETGQRANTEAFLAMTNQSYPIAMTTAISLAVDDAMSSDKVLNHASGFISLRGRQPLNLDLVIKYILNVENDIHRSGLDESVDEDIIGLRIRKSSLLLVEEDESGVYLQVHQIVRIVTQTRIKKYSKAQYFQIIHWGITSFNQFIKEKNLDKEDSTSNSLQLVPHLMCLITEIDSVFNVADLSEVNLSAKHYPRYFIRFSAFCANH, encoded by the coding sequence ATGGTTAACGGAAATAGAGCAGAATGGGATTGCACCATGCTCTTTTACGCTATACTGTACTCCGACTGTATTGGAAGAGGCCTAAACGCAGTAGTCCGATCAAATGTGGATAATTTGAGAAATTTTCGTAATCAAGTCTTTGCTCATTTGCCAAAAGGCCATGTCAAGGAGTCAGAGTTTCAAACTGCTGTAGGTAAAGTTGTAGTTGCCTTTCAAGCACTTGGCCTCTCCGATCTGAAGATTCAAGAAACCAGAAATCAGAAGAGTTTTCCGACGGACGAGTTACGAAAGGTCTTGCAAGTAGTCGACCACCTAAAAGAAGAACTGAAAGAAAAAGGACGGGAACttaaagaaaaaggtgaaacCCTTAAGGAAACAGAAAAGCATCGAAAGGTCCTTGAAGAGCAGTTACAAATTGAAGCTCCTGCGGCGTTTTGCGTTCTCCCACCCAAGCCATCGCACGACGTTGCCAAACGAGATCATGAATTGGCTAAGATAGCTCAACAGCTAAAGCAACTAAAAGAAACCAACGAGAGCCGATTAACTTCTCTGTACATCTCAGGAAACCCTGGAAGCGGCAAATCTCAGTTAGCCGGTCTTGCCgcaaagaaattatttgatGACAAAAAACAAATCGCGGGCAAGAATGCATTCGTGATGACTCTAAATGCGCAAAGTCTTGATTCTCTGTTAGAATCCTACGTCTCTTTTGCTCGTCATCTAAAGTGTTCAGAATATGCAGTCACAAATACTGTAAACGACAAAGATCTGAAGATGGAGGGGAAGATTGCCAACATAAAGTCATTAATTAGTACCAAAGTTGAGCTTTACTCATCGTGGCTGTTAGTGGTGGACAATGTCGTCAGCTTAAGTGGAATGAATCCTCATTTGCCAGAGACCGGAGACATGCACTGGTGTAAAGGTCAGCTGCTTATCACATTGCAAGACACCTCTGCTATTCCTTCAGAAACCTCTTTCAGCAATCACATCTCTGTGAGCAAGGGCATGACACCATCTGACGCCATTTCCTTATTATCCTCTCTCTCCGGCATCGCTGACGGTGAGACTGAAAAAGAAGTTGCTCGGGCATTAGATTACCAACCCCTTGCCTTAGCAAGCGCCGCTATCTTTGTCAAACAAGTTCGGGAAGCATCTTCGAATTTTGGCTGGAAAGGCTACCTCGAGAAGCTTGAGACGGGTCAGCGTGCTAACACTGAGGCCTTTCTTGCCATGACAAACCAAAGCTACCCAATCGCTATGACCACAGCGATTTCACTGGCCGTGGACGACGCGATGTCATCTGACAAGGTTTTGAATCACGCATCCGGTTTTATTTCTCTCCGTGGTCGGCAACCATTAAACCTTGACCTTGTAATAAAGTACATTCTGAATGTCGAGAACGACATCCATAGGAGTGGATTAGACGAATCTGTGGACGAAGATATCATTGGTTTAAGGATTCGAAAAAGCTCGCTGCTGTTAGTGGAAGAAGACGAGAGTGGCGTCTACCTTCAAGTACATCAAATTGTGAGAATTGTCACCCAAACGAGAATCAAAAAGTATTCAAAGGCTCaatatttccaaatcattcattgGGGTATTACCTCATTTAATCAGTTTATAAAGGAGAAAAATCTTGACAAAGAAGACTCTACTTCTAATAGCTTACAGCTGGTACCTCATTTGATGTGCCTAATAACAGAAATTGACAGTGTATTCAATGTAGCTGACTTATCGGAGGTCAATTTAAGTGCGAAACATTATCCAAGATATTTCATTAGGTTTAGCGCATTTTGTGCTAATCATTGA
- the LOC138048448 gene encoding uncharacterized protein has product MEHGRLLQELQEFKAKKRISKFGLERFSSSDKDIKFYTGFPDYVTLLEFWKYVEPNASKLTYFSFVRDNTDHINFEDKFPFMAGREKSFPGRNVGCARSLQPIDEFWLFGLFERDLAFRFSVSEQVVSDIIITWANYLYLMLGSLPIWSSKEQIKQHLPEVFKGEFENIRCIIDCTEIKCQTPQDLEKQSELYSEYKSHNTFKGLVGISPNVWITFVSSLYGGSISDKEIVKNSSFVDLLDQHDLIMADRGFDIQDLLAKKKVTLFIPPKRQSKSEQFSKEDCFETMRIANLRIHVERAIRRIKGWHIFDSVVPLSLFGVINQLWTVTFLLVNWQKPTLTC; this is encoded by the coding sequence ATGGAACATGGAAGGCTGCTTCAAGAATTACAAGAATTTAAAGCAAAGAAGAGGATTTCCAAGTTTGGTCTGGAAAGATTTTCAAGTAGTGATAAAGATATAAAATTTTATACTGGATTTCCAGACTATGTAACTTTATTAGAATTCTGGAAATATGTTGAGCCTAATGCTTCAAAATTAACTTATTTCAGTTTTGTACGTGATAATACTGATCATATTAATTTTGAAGATAAATTTCCTTTCATGGCAGGGAGAGAAAAGAGCTTTCCTGGACGCAATGTTGGTTGCGCCAGAAGTTTGCAACCAATTGATGAGTTTTGGCTTTTTGGTTTATTCGAGCGTGATCTCGCGTTTAGGTTTAGTGTTTCAGAGCAAGTTGTTTCAGATATAATTATAACGTGGGCTAATTACCTATATTTAATGCTAGGAAGCTTACCTATATGGTCTTCTAAAGAGCAGATTAAACAACATCTACCTGAAGTTTTTAAGGGCGAGTTTGAAAACATAAGATGCATAATAGACTGCACAGAAATAAAATGCCAGACTCCTCAAGACCTTGAGAAACAAAGTGAACTTTATTCTGAATACAAGTCCCATAACACATTCAAAGGTCTTGTAGGAATTTCCCCAAATGTTTGGATTACATTTGTGAGTAGCTTGTATGGAGGAAGTATATCTGACAAGGAGATCGTCAAAAACAGTTCTTTTGTTGATTTGCTTGATCAACATGACCTGATTATGGCTGACCGTGGATTTGACATTCAGGATTTACTGGCAAAAAAGAAGGTAACACTTTTCATTCCTCCTAAACGACAAAGTAAATCTGAACAGTTCTCCAAAGAAGACTGTTTTGAGACTATGAGAATTGCCAATTTAAGAATCCACGTCGAAAGGGCCATTAGAAGAATCAAAGGTTGGCACATCTTTGATAGTGTTGTGCCATTAAGTTTATTTGGAGTAATAAATCAGCTCTGGACAGTGACCTTCTTGCTTGTTAACTGGCAAAAGCCTACTTTAACATGTTAA